From the genome of Abyssibacter profundi:
AAGGTCACGCCATCTTCATCCGGCATGCCCAGGTCGCAGAAAATCAGGTCCATGCGCGCGGAATCCGACAGGCATGTCCGGGCCTCCTCCACCGAACCCGCGGTGAGGACGGTCGAGACTCCAAGACGTTCAAGCCGACGCTTGACCACGTCGCATGTAAACGGGTCGTCGTCGACCACAAGCACGCGTTGCGGCAACCGAGACTCCAGGTTCTGCGCAGTTGTCATCTTGCTCCACACATGGTTTCGCAGAACGAGAGCTTACCCACAGGCCGTCAACGCCGTGTGAAAACCGGCCCGTTCCGTCTGCAGGCAGCAACCGGGCGACGCGAATCGATTAGTGTTTCCCTAAACTGGTGGCCCGCCTGCTCTTCCACCTGCGACGTTCGAGCCAATGCCCGTTGAAATCCTGATCTGGAGTGGTGCCGCCCTGCTGCTGATACTCGGTGTGGTGGGTCTGGTCTTCCCGGCCATCCCCGGCCCACCGCTCATGTGGGGCGGGATGGTGATGGCGGCCTGGGCCGAGCAGTTCGCCCATGTGGGGACCAAGACGCTGGCGGTGCTCTTTGTCCTGATGCTGATCGCCGTTGCGCTGGATTTCATCGCGGGCGCACTGGGCGCAAGACGGTTCGGAGCCTCGGGTTGGGCGGTGTTTGGCGCCACGGTGGGCGCCATTGCGGGCATGTTCTTTTTCCCCATTGGCTTGATCGCCGGGCCTTTCATCGGGGCT
Proteins encoded in this window:
- a CDS encoding DUF456 domain-containing protein → MPVEILIWSGAALLLILGVVGLVFPAIPGPPLMWGGMVMAAWAEQFAHVGTKTLAVLFVLMLIAVALDFIAGALGARRFGASGWAVFGATVGAIAGMFFFPIGLIAGPFIGAVAGEVIAGRNLDAAGRAGIGATIGLLVGTVAKVALGIIMIGVFVAVRFF